In the genome of Marinobacter antarcticus, one region contains:
- a CDS encoding SPOR domain-containing protein, giving the protein MTDDSFNSLDGGGLFPRLQQRYGLRDNPLEMETPFFPDGMRHHALEALRHLCGFGDMALLLTGALGSGRSRLLAELVRSESSRLGFHRLSAAAMTSSNALARDLKQVARSGASPDDNSCEAVYRFFRWSEGRVAKGQRMVLLIDDADRASPELLRLILDGFLAADRAKAAVPVFAGEDRLVALLGLEESSVSIHQIHLRPLTREEVFSYLEPRVHKAGGKVNELLSPARLARIHDLSQGSFSRLKRVTPGIWLDIVSDASKPKRLRGVSFKQLRLPALALLLLSGSWWFVSQQYDETVAMEQQTLPEPDRVRKSITIGPHIPEEDVPEDEVPDELPPPLTEPSPSADPVSEPVSEPVSEPVSEPVSEPVSEPVSEPVSEPVSEPEPDFAPANASKYVDIGQLRSRSKGWTIQLVAGNLEQTALNVISRYPSLDEMVYTLGERKNEPWFMVFYGTYSSKDEAQKAASRLPDSLVSRSPWVRTTEGL; this is encoded by the coding sequence GTGACTGACGACAGCTTCAACAGCCTGGATGGTGGAGGGTTGTTCCCCAGATTGCAGCAGCGGTACGGTCTGAGAGACAACCCTCTGGAAATGGAGACGCCGTTCTTCCCGGATGGTATGCGCCATCATGCACTGGAAGCACTTCGCCATCTTTGTGGGTTTGGCGATATGGCGCTGCTGCTCACCGGCGCACTGGGTTCGGGCAGGAGCCGCCTGTTGGCTGAGTTGGTGCGCAGCGAGTCATCAAGGCTGGGGTTTCATCGCCTGTCTGCCGCCGCGATGACAAGCTCAAATGCACTTGCAAGAGATCTTAAGCAGGTTGCCCGTTCGGGCGCCAGCCCGGATGATAATTCGTGTGAAGCCGTGTATCGCTTTTTCCGGTGGTCTGAAGGTCGGGTGGCTAAGGGGCAGCGAATGGTGTTGCTCATCGATGATGCTGATCGTGCATCTCCTGAGCTTCTCAGGCTGATCCTTGACGGCTTTCTGGCTGCTGATCGTGCCAAGGCAGCGGTTCCGGTATTTGCCGGTGAAGACCGTCTCGTCGCGCTTCTGGGGCTTGAGGAGTCATCGGTATCTATTCATCAGATTCATTTGCGCCCGCTTACCAGGGAAGAGGTGTTCTCCTATCTTGAGCCGCGCGTCCACAAGGCGGGCGGCAAGGTGAACGAGCTCCTGAGCCCCGCTCGACTGGCGAGAATACACGACCTCAGCCAAGGCAGCTTTTCCCGGCTGAAGAGAGTGACGCCCGGTATCTGGCTGGACATCGTTTCTGATGCTTCGAAGCCGAAGCGCTTGCGAGGTGTCAGTTTTAAGCAGCTCCGCCTGCCCGCACTGGCACTCTTGCTTTTGAGTGGGTCCTGGTGGTTTGTCTCCCAGCAGTACGATGAGACCGTGGCTATGGAGCAGCAGACCCTTCCTGAACCTGATCGAGTCCGCAAAAGTATTACCATCGGCCCCCATATACCAGAAGAAGATGTGCCGGAAGATGAAGTGCCAGACGAATTGCCCCCGCCATTGACAGAACCTTCGCCCTCAGCGGATCCTGTTTCTGAGCCTGTTTCTGAGCCTGTTTCTGAGCCTGTTTCTGAGCCTGTTTCTGAGCCTGTTTCTGAGCCTGTTTCTGAGCCTGTTTCTGAGCCTGTTTCTGAGCCTGAGCCTGACTTTGCGCCGGCAAATGCGAGCAAGTATGTAGATATCGGGCAGTTGCGCAGCCGAAGTAAAGGCTGGACGATTCAGCTGGTAGCCGGAAACCTGGAGCAGACAGCGCTCAACGTTATTTCCCGCTACCCATCTCTGGATGAGATGGTCTATACGTTGGGAGAGCGTAAGAACGAGCCTTGGTTTATGGTGTTCTATGGAACCTATTCGTCAAAGGACGAAGCCCAAAAAGCGGCATCCCGGCTTCCTGACTCACTGGTTTCTCGCTCTCCTTGGGTGCGCACAACCGAAGGTTTGTGA
- the aroB gene encoding 3-dehydroquinate synthase: protein MYNLLHELPVDLGDRSYPIMIGEGMLGEYDLSGYVGGSQVMIVTNDVVGPLYLEQARDCFPGKSVDTVVLPDGEKHKDWQTLNLIFDALLEKRHTRKTTLVALGGGVVGDMTGFAAASYQRGVPFIQIPTTLLSQVDSSVGGKTGINHPLGKNMIGAFHQPEAVLIDTDTLQSLPPREVSAGLAEVIKYGLIRDAAFLDWLEQAIDPLVARDNQALAEAIFRSCACKADVVAQDERENGLRATLNLGHTFGHAMETFAGYGNWLHGEAVGTGMIMAADLSAREGSISQDDYDRIVRIVSRASLPAWPPTNMTPADFMNLMAVDKKNVDGRLRLVLLRSVGDAVVTSDASPENLAATLKAFCRQ from the coding sequence ATGTATAACCTGCTCCACGAACTTCCGGTTGATCTGGGAGACCGAAGTTACCCCATCATGATCGGCGAAGGCATGCTGGGTGAGTATGATCTTTCCGGTTACGTTGGTGGTTCTCAGGTGATGATTGTCACCAACGATGTGGTTGGTCCTTTGTACCTGGAGCAGGCCAGAGACTGTTTCCCCGGCAAGAGCGTGGATACCGTTGTGCTGCCGGATGGAGAAAAGCACAAAGACTGGCAAACGCTGAATTTGATTTTTGATGCTCTGCTGGAAAAGCGGCACACTCGTAAAACGACGCTCGTGGCTCTGGGTGGAGGTGTTGTTGGTGACATGACAGGGTTTGCTGCTGCGTCTTATCAACGCGGCGTGCCGTTTATTCAGATACCGACTACTCTTTTATCCCAGGTCGACTCCTCTGTGGGGGGAAAAACAGGTATCAACCATCCGCTTGGGAAAAACATGATCGGTGCTTTCCACCAGCCCGAAGCCGTCCTGATCGATACAGATACACTTCAGTCCCTGCCGCCGAGAGAAGTTTCTGCCGGGCTTGCAGAAGTCATCAAGTATGGCCTGATCCGGGATGCGGCTTTTCTAGATTGGTTGGAACAGGCGATTGACCCGCTGGTAGCCCGTGATAATCAGGCTCTGGCGGAAGCCATATTCCGTTCATGCGCCTGCAAGGCGGATGTTGTTGCCCAGGATGAACGCGAGAATGGGCTCAGAGCCACGCTGAACCTTGGTCACACATTTGGCCATGCCATGGAGACGTTTGCCGGTTATGGTAACTGGCTGCATGGTGAGGCAGTCGGAACTGGTATGATAATGGCTGCCGATCTGTCTGCACGGGAAGGGTCAATCAGCCAGGATGATTATGATCGCATCGTGCGGATTGTTAGCAGGGCCAGCCTGCCTGCTTGGCCTCCGACGAATATGACGCCTGCCGATTTCATGAACCTTATGGCCGTTGACAAGAAAAATGTCGATGGACGGTTAAGGCTGGTATTACTTCGTTCTGTTGGGGATGCGGTAGTTACGTCTGACGCATCTCCGGAAAACCTCGCGGCAACGCTGAAGGCATTCTGTCGACAGTAA
- the aroK gene encoding shikimate kinase AroK codes for MSLPKRVVLVGPMGAGKSTIGRMLARELGYRFLDSDRIIEERCGANIPWIFDVEGESGFRQRETAMLGELSVEPETVLATGGGAVMCTENHPLLKKDALVIYLRTSIEQQVERTCKDRNRPLLQNDDPEGVLRRLFAVRDPLYTELADIIMHTDRKSPRLVVRQLVNRINPKTPRQQRQVRKEGRNHV; via the coding sequence ATGTCTTTGCCCAAACGCGTAGTCCTGGTTGGCCCCATGGGCGCCGGTAAAAGTACAATTGGCCGGATGCTTGCCCGGGAGTTGGGGTATCGATTCCTTGATTCTGACCGAATCATTGAGGAGCGCTGTGGGGCAAATATTCCCTGGATATTCGATGTTGAAGGCGAGAGCGGGTTCAGGCAGCGTGAAACAGCCATGCTAGGGGAGTTGTCTGTTGAGCCTGAAACAGTTCTGGCGACCGGTGGAGGTGCGGTTATGTGTACCGAAAATCACCCGCTGCTGAAAAAAGATGCGTTGGTGATCTACCTGAGAACATCGATAGAACAACAGGTGGAACGCACGTGCAAGGATCGCAATCGGCCATTGCTGCAGAACGATGACCCCGAAGGCGTTTTACGCCGGCTGTTTGCAGTCAGGGATCCACTATACACCGAACTAGCCGATATTATTATGCATACAGATCGCAAGAGCCCCCGCCTTGTAGTGCGCCAGCTCGTTAATCGCATAAACCCCAAGACACCGCGACAACAAAGACAGGTGCGAAAGGAAGGCCGCAACCATGTATAA
- the pilQ gene encoding type IV pilus secretin PilQ family protein, with protein MFRKLNVYVGVITFGLLSSLASAVTLEDVSFSSLPGERLEVTLKFDGQPPEPSGYTIERPARIAVDLRDTTSGLDSRSIALGSGNAQSMTVVETKDRTRLIFNLVELAPYDTVRNSNSLVMTIGGESSGSSVTADTSANSASAKRAVSPDTLAGVDFRRGKDGEGRVIVDLGSPGTQVDLSELGGKIRLTMDGIAVPADLRRRLDVTDFATPVSRIDTFVEDGNAVVEIRPEGNYDYIAYQSGSQFTVSVEKLTEEEAESRREEKFPYSGEKLSLNFQDIEVRSVLQLIADFTGLNLVASDTVGGSITLRLQNVPWDQALDLILKTKGLDKRQIGNVLLVAPADEIAAREKLELETTKQIAELAPVRLDIIQVNYAKAGDIVALIKADEELITDRGFVSSDVRTNTISVRESTDKLEEIRRLVSTWDVPVRQVSIEARIVRAQNNVAEELGVRWGAAGRSDANGGSNNVAVGGSQGGLAGIAGTSVLGFPSDLNVDLSTTRSPAGSVAFGYIGTDFLIDMELSAYESDGQAEVVSQPRVVTADRQTASIKSGEEIPYQEASSSGATSVSFKEAVLSLEVTPQITPDDKIIMDLVVNQDSRGEITEGIPSINTNSVTTQVLVGNGETVVLGGIFQSEVATTVIKTPVLGDIPYLGRLFKRTERINERSELLIFITPKIIKNDLIQ; from the coding sequence ATGTTCAGAAAACTCAATGTATACGTCGGCGTGATTACTTTTGGGTTGTTATCCAGCCTGGCCAGTGCGGTCACGTTGGAAGACGTGTCGTTTTCGTCGCTACCGGGAGAACGCCTGGAAGTGACGCTCAAATTTGATGGTCAGCCACCTGAACCATCGGGCTACACCATTGAGCGCCCGGCGCGTATCGCGGTGGACCTGCGCGACACTACCAGCGGCCTTGACAGCCGTAGCATTGCTCTGGGGTCTGGTAATGCCCAGAGCATGACCGTAGTAGAAACCAAGGACCGTACTCGCCTGATCTTCAACCTGGTCGAGCTGGCGCCGTACGATACGGTTCGTAATAGCAACTCTCTGGTGATGACCATTGGCGGGGAGTCCAGCGGAAGTTCGGTAACGGCCGACACATCGGCAAACTCTGCTTCCGCGAAGCGCGCAGTATCCCCAGACACGCTTGCAGGCGTTGATTTCCGTCGCGGCAAGGATGGCGAAGGTCGTGTTATTGTCGACCTCGGTAGTCCTGGTACCCAAGTGGATCTGTCTGAGCTCGGCGGCAAAATTCGCCTGACCATGGATGGAATCGCTGTACCCGCAGACCTGCGCCGCCGTCTGGATGTAACCGACTTCGCAACACCAGTCAGCCGTATCGATACCTTCGTTGAAGATGGCAATGCGGTGGTCGAGATACGCCCGGAAGGCAATTATGACTATATTGCCTATCAGTCCGGCAGCCAGTTCACGGTCAGCGTAGAAAAGCTTACTGAAGAAGAGGCTGAATCCCGTCGCGAAGAGAAGTTCCCGTATAGCGGTGAGAAGCTCTCCCTGAACTTCCAGGACATTGAAGTTCGCTCGGTGCTGCAGCTTATTGCTGATTTCACCGGCTTGAACCTGGTGGCGAGCGACACGGTTGGCGGCAGCATCACTCTGCGTCTGCAGAACGTGCCTTGGGATCAGGCGCTGGATCTTATTCTGAAAACCAAAGGTCTGGACAAGCGCCAGATCGGTAACGTGCTGCTTGTTGCGCCGGCCGATGAAATTGCCGCCCGTGAGAAGCTTGAGCTCGAAACCACCAAGCAGATTGCTGAGCTCGCACCGGTTCGATTGGATATCATTCAGGTTAATTATGCCAAAGCAGGGGATATTGTTGCCTTGATCAAGGCGGACGAGGAGCTGATTACTGATCGTGGCTTCGTTTCCTCTGATGTACGAACCAATACCATCAGCGTCCGTGAGTCAACTGATAAGCTTGAAGAAATTCGTCGTCTCGTCTCTACCTGGGACGTACCGGTTCGTCAGGTTTCGATTGAGGCACGTATAGTCCGCGCCCAGAACAATGTCGCTGAAGAGCTTGGCGTGCGCTGGGGTGCGGCTGGCCGTAGTGACGCTAACGGCGGATCAAATAACGTTGCGGTTGGCGGGTCTCAGGGTGGCTTGGCCGGTATTGCCGGGACCAGTGTGCTTGGTTTTCCTTCCGACCTGAACGTAGATCTCAGCACCACTCGATCACCAGCTGGTTCAGTGGCCTTCGGTTATATTGGCACTGATTTCCTGATTGATATGGAGTTGTCTGCTTACGAAAGTGATGGCCAGGCCGAGGTGGTTTCGCAGCCTCGCGTGGTTACTGCAGACCGCCAGACAGCTTCCATCAAGTCAGGTGAAGAGATTCCTTATCAGGAAGCGTCTTCAAGCGGTGCGACCTCTGTGTCATTTAAAGAAGCCGTGCTGTCTCTTGAGGTGACCCCACAGATTACGCCAGATGACAAGATCATTATGGACTTGGTGGTCAATCAGGATTCACGTGGTGAGATTACAGAGGGTATTCCGTCGATCAATACCAACTCGGTTACAACTCAGGTACTCGTAGGCAATGGTGAGACGGTTGTGTTGGGTGGTATCTTCCAGTCTGAAGTTGCCACTACCGTTATCAAAACCCCTGTTTTAGGAGATATTCCCTATCTTGGGCGCTTGTTCAAACGCACTGAGCGGATCAACGAGCGCAGTGAGCTTTTGATCTTCATCACACCCAAGATCATCAAGAACGACCTGATTCAGTAA
- a CDS encoding pilus assembly protein PilP: MAANHAGKAWLGVCLVSLLTACSQGSGFSDLDKFMADTRAKPRGHVEPLPEFSAYEAFSYSAADRRSPFEPPMDVQLTMVDEKPVSDVEPDLDRPNEVLENFDLKDLGMVGTLQGASGGLFALIRDNAGGIHRVRTGNFMGKSYGRIIGVSETRIELIEIVPNGRGGWVERPRSLTLDEEDAG; the protein is encoded by the coding sequence ATGGCAGCAAATCATGCGGGAAAAGCCTGGCTGGGTGTCTGTCTGGTATCACTCCTGACGGCTTGTTCCCAGGGCAGCGGTTTTTCCGATCTGGATAAGTTCATGGCAGACACTCGAGCCAAACCTCGAGGTCATGTTGAGCCATTGCCGGAATTCAGCGCTTACGAGGCTTTCAGCTATTCTGCGGCGGATCGGCGTTCACCATTTGAGCCGCCAATGGATGTTCAGCTGACCATGGTTGATGAAAAGCCGGTCAGCGATGTTGAGCCGGATCTGGATCGGCCAAACGAAGTGCTTGAGAATTTTGACCTCAAGGATCTCGGGATGGTGGGTACGCTTCAGGGCGCTTCGGGTGGCCTCTTTGCACTGATTCGGGATAATGCGGGTGGTATTCACCGCGTTCGTACCGGGAACTTCATGGGGAAGAGCTACGGCCGTATTATTGGCGTAAGTGAAACCCGGATTGAACTTATCGAAATTGTTCCCAATGGCCGGGGTGGTTGGGTAGAGCGTCCTCGCTCTCTGACCCTCGACGAAGAAGACGCAGGCTAA
- a CDS encoding type IV pilus inner membrane component PilO, which produces MSLADSLKSLNEFDVNDLDINNAGIWPAPIKAIVVLIVFGLIMGGGYWFFIKDQYVQLDRVEKTEQDLRKNYEEKAYRVANLEVFKAQMVEMEETFGALVRQLPSETEVPGLLEDITNTALGSGLALQEVKLQAEQKRDFYSELPINIRVSGSYHELASFVSSVASLPRIVTLHDLTIKPTGGDGEQLDMQVVARTYRYRAGE; this is translated from the coding sequence ATGAGCCTCGCGGACTCTCTGAAAAGCCTCAATGAATTTGATGTAAATGATCTTGATATAAACAATGCCGGTATCTGGCCGGCCCCTATCAAGGCCATTGTTGTCCTGATTGTTTTTGGCCTGATCATGGGCGGCGGTTATTGGTTCTTTATCAAGGATCAATACGTGCAGCTCGACCGGGTAGAGAAAACCGAACAGGATTTGCGCAAAAATTACGAAGAGAAAGCTTACCGGGTGGCTAACCTGGAGGTCTTCAAGGCGCAGATGGTCGAAATGGAAGAAACCTTTGGCGCGCTTGTGAGGCAGCTTCCAAGCGAGACGGAAGTGCCGGGGCTTCTGGAGGATATTACCAATACGGCTTTGGGTAGCGGTCTGGCGCTTCAGGAAGTAAAACTCCAGGCCGAGCAGAAGCGCGATTTTTACTCCGAATTGCCGATCAATATCCGTGTTTCAGGCTCTTATCACGAGCTGGCGTCTTTTGTTAGCAGCGTTGCAAGCCTTCCGCGGATTGTAACTCTGCACGATTTGACCATTAAACCAACTGGCGGAGACGGTGAGCAGCTTGATATGCAGGTTGTTGCCCGTACATACCGCTACCGGGCTGGAGAATGA
- a CDS encoding PilN domain-containing protein — translation MTRINLRPWREELRAEKQKQFIVMVVGAAIIAGGLTFLWKTDLDSSIAYQQSRNAYIESAAKKLDEQIREIESLKRKRDELLARMKVIQDLQGKRPVIVRAFDELVRTLPDGLFYTDLKRAGDQLSIVGMSESNSRVSTLMRQFEESDWFTSPNLSNVSSADSRRAGYSQFTMTVQQKTPEPEGEDK, via the coding sequence ATGACAAGAATTAACCTCAGGCCCTGGCGTGAAGAGCTCCGGGCAGAGAAGCAGAAACAGTTCATTGTGATGGTTGTGGGTGCCGCCATTATCGCGGGTGGCCTTACATTTCTCTGGAAGACAGACCTCGATAGCAGCATTGCGTATCAGCAATCCCGTAATGCCTATATTGAATCTGCTGCCAAAAAGCTGGACGAACAGATCCGTGAAATCGAAAGCCTGAAGCGCAAGCGTGATGAGCTGCTGGCCCGTATGAAGGTTATCCAGGATCTTCAGGGCAAGCGCCCTGTGATCGTCCGGGCCTTTGACGAGCTGGTTCGCACTTTGCCCGATGGGCTGTTCTATACAGACCTGAAAAGGGCGGGAGACCAGTTGAGTATCGTAGGTATGTCGGAATCGAACAGCCGTGTCTCAACGCTCATGCGTCAATTTGAAGAGTCCGATTGGTTCACCAGTCCGAACCTCTCCAATGTATCATCGGCAGACAGCCGGCGAGCGGGGTATAGTCAGTTCACTATGACTGTTCAACAAAAAACACCTGAGCCCGAAGGGGAGGATAAGTAA
- a CDS encoding pilus assembly protein PilM, giving the protein MFGLFGKKSSAVLGLDVSSSSVKLLELSKQGDRYKVESYAVEPLPANAVVEKSITDVEAVGEVLKRVASKSRTSIKQVAVAVSGSAVITKVIQMDGGLNEFEMEDQIVLEADQYIPYPLDEVAIDFEVQGPSESNPDKVDVLLAACRKENVDIREDALEIASLNAKIVDVEAYALERAYALIESQLDSQGEDLVVAIVDVGATMTTLSVLAEGRTVYTREQIFGGKQLTEEIQRRYGLSVEEAGLAKKQGGLPDDYESEVLTPFREAVVQQVARALQFFFGASQYNAVDYVVLAGGTASIQGLTEMVEEKTGTPTLVANPFAEMAVGSRVNASALSNDAPSLMIACGLAMRSFD; this is encoded by the coding sequence GTGTTCGGATTGTTCGGAAAGAAATCCAGTGCAGTATTGGGCCTAGATGTGAGCTCAAGCTCCGTCAAGCTCCTTGAGCTGTCGAAGCAGGGCGACCGTTACAAGGTCGAAAGTTATGCTGTTGAGCCTTTGCCGGCCAACGCTGTCGTCGAAAAAAGCATCACAGATGTAGAAGCTGTTGGTGAAGTCCTTAAACGAGTGGCTTCCAAGTCTCGTACCAGCATCAAACAGGTTGCGGTCGCAGTATCGGGTTCTGCGGTTATTACTAAGGTCATCCAGATGGATGGAGGCCTCAACGAGTTTGAAATGGAAGACCAGATTGTCCTTGAGGCAGATCAGTACATTCCATACCCGCTTGACGAAGTTGCGATCGATTTTGAGGTGCAGGGCCCCTCGGAAAGCAATCCGGATAAGGTGGATGTGCTCCTCGCAGCCTGCCGTAAAGAGAACGTGGATATCCGTGAAGATGCTCTCGAAATCGCATCACTTAATGCGAAAATCGTAGATGTTGAAGCTTATGCCCTTGAGCGTGCCTACGCGCTGATTGAGTCCCAGCTGGACTCCCAGGGTGAAGACCTTGTGGTGGCAATCGTTGATGTTGGTGCCACCATGACCACGTTGAGCGTTCTGGCAGAAGGCAGGACGGTTTACACTCGGGAGCAGATCTTCGGTGGTAAGCAGCTTACCGAAGAGATCCAGCGCCGCTACGGCCTGTCTGTCGAAGAGGCGGGGCTTGCCAAGAAGCAAGGTGGCCTGCCCGATGATTATGAGTCCGAAGTGCTTACACCGTTCCGGGAAGCTGTTGTTCAGCAGGTTGCGCGCGCGCTTCAATTCTTTTTCGGAGCCAGTCAGTACAATGCGGTGGACTACGTGGTGCTCGCCGGCGGTACTGCTTCGATTCAGGGGCTGACAGAAATGGTGGAAGAGAAAACAGGAACGCCGACACTGGTCGCGAATCCTTTTGCAGAAATGGCGGTGGGTTCGCGGGTTAACGCGTCCGCCCTCAGCAACGATGCTCCCTCGCTGATGATTGCCTGCGGACTGGCAATGAGGAGCTTCGACTGA
- a CDS encoding penicillin-binding protein 1A: MSHLLRTSRLFAWLFLTGLSVAVIVGSGFYLYLRPGLPPVEQLLDIKLQTPLRVYSKDNRLIAEFGEKRRAPITIEQIPTIQLQAFMAAEDSRFYEHFGVDIKGLARAAIELVSTGSIQSGGSTITMQVAKNYFLSRDRTFIRKFNEILLAVQIERELDKNRILELYLNKIYLGNRAYGIAAAARVYYNKQVNELSLAQMAMLAGLPKAPSAYNPLANPKRAMQRRDWILGRMKELGFISPDAYELAIQAPLTATYNATEAEVDADYVAEMARAEMVRRFGEDAYTDGYTVTLTVDSKDQQQATDALRSGLEAYDRRHGFRGAIGQLDADTLASGNLSSVMLNYPRIESLMPAVVTAVSDDKNEARVHLRRFGPAVMPFESMQWATRYKTENLTGPKPEKPSDVVTAGDVVYVRVDELPQAPAAEAESEADGAGDDPASGIDQPARVSLMQVPRAEGALISLEAKTGAIEALAGGYSFGQSKYNRAMQARRQPGSTFKPFLYLAALESGITPATIYNDAPIVFDDSELETAWRPQNSSGQFSGPTTLREALYSSRNLVSIRLLRDVGIPQTLDYLKQLKVPVENMPKDLSLSLGSGQLSPMELARGLAVIANGGYDVEPFLIQSITDVNGETIYQAPEVVLCDTNCDTAESAPTNPAGETEISPAITAKAAPETRVMRRLADERSVYILHSMLQDVIKLGTGRRALALGRDDIAGKTGTTNEQRDTWFAGFNHNLATTVWVGFDQPAPLGRREFGASTALPIWMDYMKVALDGMPPTFMPRPNGIVNIRINAETGERARPGEEGVFEIFKEEDAPAPLAADDMGPGGTRGKGDDLSRQIF, encoded by the coding sequence ATGTCTCATTTGTTGCGTACATCTCGTCTTTTTGCCTGGTTATTTCTCACCGGACTCAGTGTCGCCGTTATCGTCGGCTCAGGCTTCTATCTTTACCTTCGTCCCGGCCTCCCCCCTGTCGAACAGCTTCTGGATATAAAACTCCAAACGCCATTGCGGGTGTATAGCAAAGACAACAGATTAATAGCAGAATTCGGTGAAAAGAGAAGGGCACCGATCACAATCGAACAGATTCCAACAATTCAGTTACAAGCCTTTATGGCGGCCGAAGACTCTCGTTTTTACGAGCACTTCGGGGTCGACATCAAAGGCCTGGCGCGGGCTGCAATCGAACTGGTCTCTACCGGCTCGATCCAATCCGGCGGCAGTACCATCACAATGCAGGTTGCAAAAAATTACTTTTTGTCACGTGATCGGACGTTTATTCGCAAGTTCAACGAGATACTTCTGGCAGTTCAGATAGAGCGTGAACTGGACAAAAACCGAATTCTTGAGCTGTACCTGAACAAGATTTACCTGGGGAACCGGGCCTATGGCATCGCCGCCGCTGCGCGCGTTTATTACAACAAGCAGGTCAACGAACTCTCGCTTGCACAAATGGCCATGCTGGCAGGCCTGCCCAAGGCCCCTTCAGCCTACAATCCGCTAGCCAATCCCAAGCGCGCAATGCAGCGTAGAGACTGGATTTTGGGCCGAATGAAAGAGCTCGGCTTTATCAGCCCGGATGCTTACGAGCTCGCCATCCAGGCCCCGCTTACCGCAACCTATAACGCCACCGAAGCCGAAGTAGATGCCGACTACGTCGCTGAAATGGCCCGCGCCGAGATGGTCAGACGCTTTGGGGAAGATGCCTACACCGATGGTTACACCGTCACACTGACCGTAGACAGCAAAGACCAGCAACAGGCCACGGACGCGCTCAGAAGCGGCCTTGAAGCCTATGATCGCAGGCATGGATTTCGGGGCGCCATCGGCCAGCTCGACGCTGACACGCTGGCCAGCGGGAACCTTTCCAGCGTTATGCTGAACTATCCGAGAATCGAATCCCTGATGCCCGCAGTTGTAACGGCGGTCAGCGATGACAAAAACGAGGCTCGTGTTCACTTACGCAGATTCGGTCCTGCCGTGATGCCATTCGAATCCATGCAATGGGCCACACGCTACAAGACAGAAAACCTGACCGGCCCGAAGCCGGAAAAGCCCTCAGACGTTGTAACCGCGGGTGACGTTGTTTACGTTCGCGTCGACGAGTTACCACAAGCGCCCGCGGCTGAAGCAGAGTCTGAGGCGGACGGGGCCGGGGATGATCCAGCATCCGGAATTGACCAGCCAGCCAGGGTCTCGCTCATGCAGGTGCCCAGAGCTGAAGGGGCACTGATCTCCCTTGAGGCAAAAACAGGTGCCATTGAGGCTCTCGCCGGCGGCTACAGCTTCGGGCAAAGCAAATACAATCGCGCCATGCAAGCTAGACGGCAACCGGGCTCCACCTTCAAACCGTTCCTGTATCTGGCGGCTCTGGAAAGCGGCATCACACCCGCAACCATCTACAACGACGCACCAATTGTGTTTGACGACTCGGAACTCGAGACCGCATGGCGCCCGCAGAACTCCTCCGGACAGTTCTCTGGCCCTACTACGCTTCGCGAAGCGTTATACAGCTCACGAAACCTGGTCTCCATCCGGCTGCTCAGGGATGTCGGCATCCCCCAGACATTGGACTATCTCAAGCAGCTCAAGGTTCCCGTTGAGAACATGCCCAAAGATCTTTCCCTCTCTCTGGGCAGCGGCCAACTCTCCCCCATGGAGTTAGCCCGAGGGCTCGCCGTCATCGCCAACGGAGGCTACGATGTCGAACCTTTCCTGATTCAGAGCATTACAGATGTTAACGGCGAAACAATATACCAGGCCCCGGAAGTCGTCCTTTGTGATACCAACTGCGACACGGCTGAAAGTGCCCCGACAAACCCCGCCGGCGAAACCGAGATCTCTCCGGCTATCACAGCAAAAGCTGCACCGGAAACGCGAGTCATGCGGCGGCTCGCAGACGAGCGCTCTGTTTATATCCTGCACTCCATGCTTCAGGACGTGATCAAACTCGGAACCGGGCGTCGTGCTCTGGCGCTTGGACGCGATGACATTGCAGGCAAAACAGGTACTACCAACGAACAGCGGGATACCTGGTTCGCCGGCTTCAACCACAACCTTGCCACCACCGTATGGGTAGGCTTTGATCAACCAGCCCCTCTGGGCCGCAGAGAGTTCGGCGCAAGCACTGCCCTGCCTATCTGGATGGACTATATGAAGGTAGCGCTCGACGGAATGCCCCCGACCTTTATGCCCCGGCCAAATGGTATCGTTAACATCCGCATCAACGCCGAAACCGGTGAGCGTGCAAGGCCCGGCGAGGAGGGTGTTTTCGAGATATTCAAGGAAGAAGATGCGCCAGCGCCGCTGGCCGCAGATGATATGGGCCCGGGTGGCACACGCGGAAAAGGGGACGACCTCTCGCGCCAGATTTTCTAG